From a single Amphiprion ocellaris isolate individual 3 ecotype Okinawa chromosome 18, ASM2253959v1, whole genome shotgun sequence genomic region:
- the LOC111582629 gene encoding sodium-dependent neutral amino acid transporter B(0)AT2-like isoform X1, with amino-acid sequence MLGGDESGEAAATLPLDFGFEDVWRTFPRVSTVWYQEMEKQPLPTDDEKTDAGESEVNGYAGEESQQGSSSTRAGWNSKIEYFLAQVGFSVGLGNVWRFPYLCHQNGGGAFLLLYVLLMLLVGIPLFFLELAAGQAIRQGSIGVWKYISPRLAGIGYSSCVVCFFVALYYNVILAWSLFYLGNSFQHPLPWEQCPEHGNVTVKECEKSSPTSYFWYRKALDITDSIDETGSFNIYIVCCLLAAWTVVCLGMFKGIKSSVKVMYFSSIFPYVVLFCFLVRGLMLDGALEGISHMFYPKLEIWADVQVWRQAATQVFFALGLGFGSIIAYSSYNPKNNNCHRDAFTVSFINFLTSVLATLVVFAVLGFRAKNKVIECVVSNLKELSEQFHSVYVDQRLMPAFNYSDPKSVALEDYRSWFKQYGRFVPGNLTDCDLEKEMQKGVEGTGLAFIAFTEAMSLLPGSPFWSALFFLMLLNLGLSTMFGTMEGILAPLSDRFKTLANNKTKLTIFSCIVGFVIGLLFTQRCGNYFVTMFDDYSATLPLIIVVVFETFSVSWLYGADRFLDDIEAMLGWRPSVVYKYLWKYICLLAMLGLLLATTIRMFIARPTYMAWNQEKASEEYLEYPGWALAVLASLIVFAMMPVPVALIHALLQDRRNPRSRDTEIGQYSIVSTVDTPMTDMSELDHKNGVATSVS; translated from the exons ATGGAGAAGCAGCCTTTGCCCACCGATGATGAGAAAACAGACGCCGGAGAGTCAGAGGTTAATGGCTACGCTGGTGAAGAGAGCCAGCAGGGATCGTCGTCCACGCGAGCAGGATGGAACAGTAAAATAGAGTATTTTCTGGCTCAGGTGGGATTCAGTGTCGGGCTCGGCAACGTCTGGAGGTTTCCATATCTATGCCACCAGAATGGAGGAG GAGCTTTTCTCCTGCTGtatgtgctgctgatgctgcttgTGGGCATTCCCTTGTTCTTCCTGGAGCTGGCGGCAGGTCAAGCCATCCGACAGGGCAGCATCGGAGTCTGGAAGTACATCTCCCCGAGGCTCGCAGGCATTGGCTACTCCAGCTGTGTG gtttgtttctttgtggccCTCTACTACAATGTGATCCTTGCATGGAGTCTTTTCTACCTTGGGAATTCGTTCCAGCACCCTTTACCTTGGGAACAGTGTCCAGAACATGGGAATGtaacag tGAAAGAATGTGAAAAGAGCTCCCCCACATCGTATTTCTGGTACCGTAAAGCTTTGGATATCACAGACTCAATTGATGAAACGGGTTCTTTCAACATTTACATCGTCTGCTGTCTGCTGGCAGCCTGGACTGTTGTGTGTCTGGGAATGTTCAAGGGCATCAAGTCCTCTGTCAAG GTGATGTATTTCTCCTCCATCTTCCCTTACGTGGTGCTGTTCTGCTTTCTTGTCCGTGGACTAATGCTGGATGGAGCCTTAGAGGGAATATCCCACATGTTCTACCCCAAG CTGGAAATCTGGGCAGATGTGCAGGTGTGGCGGCAGGCAGCCACACAGGTTTTCTTTGCCTTGGGTCTCGGTTTTGGCTCCATAATCGCCTACTCCTCCTACAATCCCAAGAACAACAACTGTCACCGTGATGCCTTCACTGTCTCCTTTATTAACTTTCTCACATCTGTGCTGGCCACTCTGGTGGTGTTTGCAGTGCTCGGCTTCCGTGCCAAAAACAAGGTCATCGAATGTGTAGTCAG TAACTTAAAGGAGCTATCAGAGCAGTTTCACAGCGTTTATGTGGACCAAAGGCTGATGCCAGCATTCAATTACTCTGATCCCAAGTCTGTTGCTCTGGAGGACTACAGGTCCTGGTTTAAACAATACGGACGTTTCGTCCCTGGCAATTTAACAGACTGTGACCTGGAAAAAGAGATGCAGAAG ggcGTTGAGGGCACAGGTCTAGCTTTTATTGCCTTCACAGAGGCCATGTCACTCCTGCCTGGCAGCCCCTTCTGGTCCGCTCTCTTCTTCCTCATGCTGCTCAACTTGGGACTCAGCACCATGTTTGGCACGATGGAGGGCATCCTCGCCCCCCTCAGTGACCGCTTCAAAACCCTGGCAAACAACAAGACCAAACTCACAA tTTTCAGCTGCATCGTTGGCTTTGTGATTGGCCTGCTCTTCACCCAACGCTGCGGGAACTACTTTGTGACGATGTTCGATGATTACTCCGCCACTCTTCCCCTCATCATTGTCGTAGTGTTTGAGACCTTCAGTGTGTCTTGGCTATATGGAGCCGATAG ATTCCTTGATGACATCGAGGCGATGCTGGGATGGCGTCCATCTGTTGTTTACAAGTACCTGTGGAAATACATTTGCCTACTTGCCATGCTGGGGCTGCTGTTGGCCACCACTATCCGCATGTTCATCGCACGCCCCACTTACATGGCATGGAATCAGGAGAAG GCTTCTGAGGAGTACCTGGAGTATCCTGGTTGGGCTCTGGCTGTTTTGGCTTCATTGATCGTATTTGCCATGATGCCGGTCCCAGTGGCCCTGATCCACGCTCTTCTGCAGGACAGAAGAAATCCAAGATCCAGAGACACAGAGATTGGTCAGTACAGCATCGTTAGCACTGTCGACACTCCTATGACTGACATGTCAGAACTGGACCATAAGAACGGGGTCGCTACTTCTGTTTCCTAA
- the LOC111582629 gene encoding sodium-dependent neutral amino acid transporter B(0)AT2-like isoform X2, which yields MEKQPLPTDDEKTDAGESEVNGYAGEESQQGSSSTRAGWNSKIEYFLAQVGFSVGLGNVWRFPYLCHQNGGGAFLLLYVLLMLLVGIPLFFLELAAGQAIRQGSIGVWKYISPRLAGIGYSSCVVCFFVALYYNVILAWSLFYLGNSFQHPLPWEQCPEHGNVTVKECEKSSPTSYFWYRKALDITDSIDETGSFNIYIVCCLLAAWTVVCLGMFKGIKSSVKVMYFSSIFPYVVLFCFLVRGLMLDGALEGISHMFYPKLEIWADVQVWRQAATQVFFALGLGFGSIIAYSSYNPKNNNCHRDAFTVSFINFLTSVLATLVVFAVLGFRAKNKVIECVVSNLKELSEQFHSVYVDQRLMPAFNYSDPKSVALEDYRSWFKQYGRFVPGNLTDCDLEKEMQKGVEGTGLAFIAFTEAMSLLPGSPFWSALFFLMLLNLGLSTMFGTMEGILAPLSDRFKTLANNKTKLTIFSCIVGFVIGLLFTQRCGNYFVTMFDDYSATLPLIIVVVFETFSVSWLYGADRFLDDIEAMLGWRPSVVYKYLWKYICLLAMLGLLLATTIRMFIARPTYMAWNQEKASEEYLEYPGWALAVLASLIVFAMMPVPVALIHALLQDRRNPRSRDTEIGQYSIVSTVDTPMTDMSELDHKNGVATSVS from the exons ATGGAGAAGCAGCCTTTGCCCACCGATGATGAGAAAACAGACGCCGGAGAGTCAGAGGTTAATGGCTACGCTGGTGAAGAGAGCCAGCAGGGATCGTCGTCCACGCGAGCAGGATGGAACAGTAAAATAGAGTATTTTCTGGCTCAGGTGGGATTCAGTGTCGGGCTCGGCAACGTCTGGAGGTTTCCATATCTATGCCACCAGAATGGAGGAG GAGCTTTTCTCCTGCTGtatgtgctgctgatgctgcttgTGGGCATTCCCTTGTTCTTCCTGGAGCTGGCGGCAGGTCAAGCCATCCGACAGGGCAGCATCGGAGTCTGGAAGTACATCTCCCCGAGGCTCGCAGGCATTGGCTACTCCAGCTGTGTG gtttgtttctttgtggccCTCTACTACAATGTGATCCTTGCATGGAGTCTTTTCTACCTTGGGAATTCGTTCCAGCACCCTTTACCTTGGGAACAGTGTCCAGAACATGGGAATGtaacag tGAAAGAATGTGAAAAGAGCTCCCCCACATCGTATTTCTGGTACCGTAAAGCTTTGGATATCACAGACTCAATTGATGAAACGGGTTCTTTCAACATTTACATCGTCTGCTGTCTGCTGGCAGCCTGGACTGTTGTGTGTCTGGGAATGTTCAAGGGCATCAAGTCCTCTGTCAAG GTGATGTATTTCTCCTCCATCTTCCCTTACGTGGTGCTGTTCTGCTTTCTTGTCCGTGGACTAATGCTGGATGGAGCCTTAGAGGGAATATCCCACATGTTCTACCCCAAG CTGGAAATCTGGGCAGATGTGCAGGTGTGGCGGCAGGCAGCCACACAGGTTTTCTTTGCCTTGGGTCTCGGTTTTGGCTCCATAATCGCCTACTCCTCCTACAATCCCAAGAACAACAACTGTCACCGTGATGCCTTCACTGTCTCCTTTATTAACTTTCTCACATCTGTGCTGGCCACTCTGGTGGTGTTTGCAGTGCTCGGCTTCCGTGCCAAAAACAAGGTCATCGAATGTGTAGTCAG TAACTTAAAGGAGCTATCAGAGCAGTTTCACAGCGTTTATGTGGACCAAAGGCTGATGCCAGCATTCAATTACTCTGATCCCAAGTCTGTTGCTCTGGAGGACTACAGGTCCTGGTTTAAACAATACGGACGTTTCGTCCCTGGCAATTTAACAGACTGTGACCTGGAAAAAGAGATGCAGAAG ggcGTTGAGGGCACAGGTCTAGCTTTTATTGCCTTCACAGAGGCCATGTCACTCCTGCCTGGCAGCCCCTTCTGGTCCGCTCTCTTCTTCCTCATGCTGCTCAACTTGGGACTCAGCACCATGTTTGGCACGATGGAGGGCATCCTCGCCCCCCTCAGTGACCGCTTCAAAACCCTGGCAAACAACAAGACCAAACTCACAA tTTTCAGCTGCATCGTTGGCTTTGTGATTGGCCTGCTCTTCACCCAACGCTGCGGGAACTACTTTGTGACGATGTTCGATGATTACTCCGCCACTCTTCCCCTCATCATTGTCGTAGTGTTTGAGACCTTCAGTGTGTCTTGGCTATATGGAGCCGATAG ATTCCTTGATGACATCGAGGCGATGCTGGGATGGCGTCCATCTGTTGTTTACAAGTACCTGTGGAAATACATTTGCCTACTTGCCATGCTGGGGCTGCTGTTGGCCACCACTATCCGCATGTTCATCGCACGCCCCACTTACATGGCATGGAATCAGGAGAAG GCTTCTGAGGAGTACCTGGAGTATCCTGGTTGGGCTCTGGCTGTTTTGGCTTCATTGATCGTATTTGCCATGATGCCGGTCCCAGTGGCCCTGATCCACGCTCTTCTGCAGGACAGAAGAAATCCAAGATCCAGAGACACAGAGATTGGTCAGTACAGCATCGTTAGCACTGTCGACACTCCTATGACTGACATGTCAGAACTGGACCATAAGAACGGGGTCGCTACTTCTGTTTCCTAA
- the LOC111582627 gene encoding vesicular glutamate transporter 1-like has translation MEIRPDRFKAVAAKTLGKIYGALEKKQENGETIELSAEGRPELVEEKEMPVVDCTCFGLPRRYIIAILSGIGFCISFGIRCNLGVAIVSMVNSHTIYRDNKEVIVKAQFDWDPETVGMIHGSFFWGYIVTQIPGGFICQKFAANRVFGFAIVATSCLNMLIPTAARMHFGCVIIVRVFQGLVEGVSYPACHGIWAKWAPPLERSRLATTAFCGSYAGAVIAMPLAGILVQYSGWSSVFYVYGTFGVLWYCFWILVSYESPAVHPTITDEERKYIEESIGESAQHTVTKFNTPWRAFFTSMPVYAIIVANFCRSWTFYLLLISQPAYFEEVFGFEISKVGIVSALPHLVMTIIVPIGGQLADYLRSNHIMTTTNVRKLMNCGGFGMEATLLLVVGFSHTKGVAITFLVLAVGFSGFAISGFNVNHLDIAPRYASILMGISNGVGTLSGMVCPLIVGAMTKHKTREEWQGVFLIASLVHYGGVIFYGIFASGEKQAWAEPEQLSDEKCGILDEDELANETEELYRTSGGAGYGAMNQGSDPNGGGGVGGGGGGGGWVSDWDKTEEYVQPAGTNNYLYGGEGDRELT, from the exons ATGGAGATCCGGCCGGACAGGTTTAAGGCCGTGGCAGCCAAGACTCTCGGGAAAATATACGG AGCTCTTGAGAAGAAACAGGAAAATGGCGAGACCATCGAACTGTCGGCTGAGGGCCGGCCGGAGctggtggaggagaaggagatgcCCGTGGTGGACTGCACATGCTTCGGCCTGCCCAGGCGCTACATCATCGCCATCCTCTCCGGCATTGGTTTCTGCATCTCCTTCGGTATCAGATGTAACCTGGGTGTGGCCATCGTCAGCATGGTCAACAGCCACACCATCTACAGAGACAACAAGGAGGTCATAGTG AAAGCACAGTTCGACTGGGATCCAGAAACAGTGGGAATGATCCATGGTTCCTTCTTCTGGGGATACATAGTCACTCAAATCCCTGGAGGCTTCATTTGCCAAAAGTTTGCAGCAAACAG AGTGTTTGGCTTTGCTATAGTGGCCACATCTTGCCTGAACATGCTCATCCCCACAGCAGCACGGATGCACTTTGGCTGTGTTATCATTGTCAGGGTGTTTCAAGGACTTGTGGAG GGGGTTTCATATCCTGCCTGTCATGGTATTTGGGCAAAATGGGCGCCCCCTCTTGAGAGAAGTCGTCTGGCCACAACAGCCTTCTGCG GTTCTTATGCCGGTGCTGTGATTGCCATGCCGTTAGCTGGAATCCTCGTGCAGTACTCAGGATGGTCGTCTGTTTTCTACGTCTACG GCACTTTTGGTGTCTTATGGTACTGTTTCTGGATCTTGGTGTCGTATGAGAGTCCGGCAGTTCACCCCACCATCACTGACGAGGAGAGGAAGTACATTGAGGAAAGCATCGGCGAATCCGCCCAGCATACAGTCACG AAGTTCAACACACCGTGGAGGGCCTTTTTCACCTCCATGCCGGTGTACGCCATCATTGTGGCAAATTTCTGCAGGAGCTGGACCTTCTACTTGCTCCTCATCAGCCAGCCTGCGTACTTCGAGGAGGTGTTTGGGTTCGAGATTAGCAAG GTGGGCATAGTGTCTGCACTTCCCCATCTGGTTATGACCATCATCGTGCCCATCGGTGGTCAGCTTGCCGACTATCTGCGCTCCAACCACATCATGACCACCACCAATGTCAGAAAACTTATGAACTGCGGAG GGTTTGGGATGGAGGCGacgctgctgctggtggttgGTTTCTCTCACACTAAAGGTGTTGCCATTACATTCCTGGTCCTGGCTGTGGGATTCTCTGGTTTTGCCATTTCAG GTTTCAATGTGAACCACCTGGACATTGCTCCACGATATGCAAGTATCCTTATGGGCATCTCCAACGGTGTGGGCACTCTGTCTGGGATGGTGTGTCCACTTATAGTTGGTGCCATGACGAAGCATAAG ACGCGAGAGGAGTGGCAGGGCGTGTTTCTTATTGCCTCACTTGTTCATTATGGAGGTGTTATATTCTACG GCATCTTCGCATCTGGAGAAAAACAGGCCTGGGCCGAACCAGAGCAGCTGAGCGATGAGAAATGTGGCATCCTGGACGAGGACGAGCTCGCAAATGAGACAGAGGAACTGTATCGTACGAGCGGCGGGGCCGGCTACGGAGCCATGAACCAGGGGTCGGATCCCAACGGAGGCGGAGgcgtgggaggaggaggaggaggaggaggctgggtCTCCGACTGGGACAAAACCGAGGAGTACGTCCAACCAGCTGGAACCAATAATTATCTTTACGGAGGAGAGGGAGACCGAGAGCTGACATAA
- the LOC118471719 gene encoding uncharacterized protein LOC118471719, whose protein sequence is MMWNNICGQTPKHSGSYQYESNGQKSDPVPIKVLEYVPTASLSISTGQPVMQTEDSVVLKIDNEDVLQGWNCWVNRGEKTNKIKLKLENDTVSLTFHTSRLRVPETIYWCTNNTGCRTNQITIRTSDKAVSLEMYPQSVVAGQSLTLRCLVWGTDRISRTVFYRDDRVIEEGDRSTYEIAAVSDSAEGRYKCHATFTSVARTSGPPYSVVSDNQDVFIQGIFFLSKNILALLPFCIIFYHLHT, encoded by the exons ATGATGTGGAACAACATATGTGGACAAACCCCCAAACATTCGGGCTCTTATCAGTATGAGAGCAACGGACAAAAGAGCGACCCTGTCCCCATCAAAGTCCTGG AATACGTCCCCACTGCCTCCCTCAGCATCAGCACAGGCCAGCCAGTGATGCAAACAGAAGACTCAGTTGTCCTGAAGATCGACAATGAGGACGTTCTGCAGGGATGGAACTGTTGGGTCAACAGAGGAGAGAAGACAAATAAGATTAAATTGAAGCTGGAAAACGACACTGTGAGTCTGACCTTTCACACCAGCAGGCTGAGAGTCCCTGAGACCATTTACTGGTGCACGAACAACACAGGATGCAGAACTAACCAAATCACTATCAGGACCTCAG ATAAGGCGGTATCGCTGGAAATGTACCCTCAGTCTGTTGTGGCTGGACAGAGTCTGACTCTGAGGTGTCTCGTGTGGGGCACAGATCGGATCAGTCGCACTGTTTTCTACAGAGACGACAGAGTCATTGAGGAAGGTGACAGATCTACCTACGAAATTGCTGCCGTGTCAGACTCTGCAGAGGGAAGATATAAGTGTCATGCCACGTTCACATCCGTGGCCCGGACTAGTGGGCCTCCATACAGTGTGGTTTCTGATAATCAGGATGTGTTTATCCAAGgtatcttttttctgtcaaaaaatataCTTGCGTTGCTaccattttgcataattttctaTCACTtgcacacataa